In the genome of Raphanus sativus cultivar WK10039 chromosome 4, ASM80110v3, whole genome shotgun sequence, one region contains:
- the LOC130510824 gene encoding 40S ribosomal protein S0-like — translation MASNVQLSQKESDIKMMCAAEVHLGTKNCNYQLERYVFRRRNDGIYTFDLGKTWEKLLKAARDMAAAENPEDIILASSPAGSRSSQDTEVTSTPVSSVHDPRSPEMELISDMRAQIQQLHQEMSLLRDSVKTCLDANASLQQSVQGEKPMKRKCCVCDETQVEAVLYRCGHMCTCLKCANELHWSGGQCPICRARIMDVVRVFFDTRN, via the exons ATGGCGAGTAACGTACAGCTCTCCCAGAAGGAATCTGATATCAAAATGATGTGTGCCGCTGAGGTTCACCTCGGTACCAAAAACTGCAATTACCAACTGGAGCGTTACGTCTTCAGGCGTCGCAACGATG GTATATATACCTTCGACCTCGGGAAAACATGGGAGAAGTTGCTGAAGGCTGCTCGAGACATGGCTGCTGCTGAGAACCCAGAAGACATTATTCTTGCATCGTCTCCTGCAGGATCACGGAGTTCTCAAGACACAGAAGTAACTTCCACTCCTGTCTCGTCTGTTCACGATCCTCGTTCACCC GAAATGGAGCTGATAAGTGATATGAGAGCACAGATCCAACAGCTTCACCAAGAAATGTCGTTACTACGAGACTCTGTCAAGACATGTTTGGATGCTAATGCGAGCTTGCAACAGTCAGTTCAAGGAGAAAAGCCAATGAAACGCAAATGCTGCGTCTGCGATGAAACGCAGGTCGAAGCCGTTTTGTACAGGTGCGGACATATGTGCACGTGCTTGAAATGTGCTAATGAACTACACTGGAGTGGAGGGCAATGCCCGATTTGTCGAGCTCGGATTATGGACGTTGTTCGTGTCTTCTTCGATACAAgaaactga
- the LOC108852784 gene encoding LOW QUALITY PROTEIN: F-box/FBD/LRR-repeat protein At5g56420 (The sequence of the model RefSeq protein was modified relative to this genomic sequence to represent the inferred CDS: substituted 1 base at 1 genomic stop codon) gives MDSFSDLTDDLLIKILSFAPTTKVAVATSVLSKRWLSLWTMVPRLTFEDQWIDTVDSSEIDCIVLPSHAVSGTLLLHKSPVIESFHLTKAFGCIDGSEIYLXVRIAVDRFVRDLKISFTDGVHRFIRLPSRLFRCETLETLELHKVIFLDVPRRVSLKSLRTLRLRAVKYADEESFVRLISSSPVLENLVVHSCSDDNVETFTIDVPSLRSLTVWNTLQDSDDPDNNLFVLQHPHSLNHLDIVNEYGEVNVMGEMPELVEASLNTFATRGNAWESLAFAKRLSLTLYGLDPVGSIFFQLVRLEFRGCNENWSNLLMHVLRHSPVLQIVKLFDCDLVCWIQPSCVPECLLFHLKTFEWIDYTGKEDDKEVAVYILKSARRLETATVFPESFMMNKRRVFAELEIATRGSRACELTMG, from the exons atggacAGCTTTAGTGACTTGACTGATGACTTGCTCATCAAGATACTTTCATTTGCTCCAACGACCAAAGTCGCCGTGGCTACGAGCGTTTTGTCGAAACGATGGTTGTCGCTTTGGACAATGGTGCCAAGACTCACTTTTGAAGACCAATGGATTGATACTGTGGACAGCAGTGAGATTGATTGCATAGTCTTGCCGTCACATGCTGTCTCCGGGACTTTGCTGTTGCACAAGTCACCAGTTATAGAAAGTTTTCACCTCACCAAAGCTTTTGGATGCATCGATGGTTCGGAGATTTATCTATAGGTTAGAATCGCAGTCGATCGCTTCGTGCGTGATTTGAAGATAAGCTTCACCGATGGTGTGCATCGGTTTATAAGACTGCCGAGTAGGCTGTTTAGATGCGAAACACTCGAGACCTTGGAGCTCCACAAGGTTATTTTCTTGGATGTTCCTCGTCGGGTTAGCTTGAAATCTCTTAGGACATTGCGCCTTCGAGCTGTTAAGTATGCTGATGAGGAGTCTTTCGTTAGGCTTATATCCAGCTCCCCTGTTCTTGAAAACCTGGTTGTTCACAGCTGTAGCGATGACAATGTCGAGACGTTCACCATCGACGTGCCTTCCCTTCGGAGTTTGACTGTTTGGAACACATTGCAAGATTCTGATGATCCTGATAACAATTTGTTTGTGTTACAACATCCCCACTCTTTGAACCATTTGGATATTGTCAACGAGTATGGTGAAGTTAATGTGATGGGTGAAATGCCCGAGCTTGTGGAGGCAAGTCTTAATACTTTTGCAACCCGAGGGAATGCTTGGGAATCTCTTGCCTTTGCCAAGCGTCTTTCTCTAACCTTATACGGATTg GATCCTGTTGGCAGCATTTTCTTTCAGCTTGTGCGTTTGGAGTTCCGCGGATGTAATGAGAACTGGTCGAATTTGCTTATGCACGTGCTCCGACATTCCCCTGTACTTCAAATTGTCAAGCTTTTTGACTGTGACCTG GTTTGTTGGATTCAGCCGAGCTGTGTTCCGGAATGTTTGTTGTTCCATCTCAAAACCTTTGAGTGGATAGACTACACTGGAAAGGAAGATGATAAAGAAGTGGCAGTTTATATACTCAAGAGCGCAAGGCGATTAGAGACCGCAACTGTCTTCCCTGAGTCATTCATGATGAACAAACGTCGGGTTTTTGCGGAGTTGGAAATTGCAACGAGGGGTTCAAGAGCATGTGAGCTCACAATGGGTTAA
- the LOC108848822 gene encoding protein trichome birefringence-like 25, with translation MDRLRSVWKSMKMEGNPFGNSSHQRNQIFLKFVAFFLLLGLTYRFIITDSTGSPIAQVRTSSPEPADPSGLTASAAQAPSPVYSPVNITTTSQNASTKCDIFTGNWVPDPSGPVYTNISCRHIQEHQNCLKNGRPDSNYLLWRWKPRDCDLPRFDPHQFLHRMRNKWWAFIGDSISRNHVQSLLCVLSQAQEVEEIYHDKEYRSNTWRFPSHNFTLSVLWSPFLLKAEGVSFSDIQLHLDELDPEWTHQYTNFDYVVISGGKWFLKTSIFHENRTVTGCHYCQGRNNLTELGYLYSYRKALRLVLDFVAAPNRKARVLLRTTTPDHFESGEWDSGGFCNRTMPFKETEGEMKREDELMRDIELEEFRKTQEEEEEEDGSKANIALLDTTSMSLLRPDGHPGPYRYPNPFSGMKIKDPPVHVQNDCLHWCLPGPIDSWNDLMVEVMLNREIDNKS, from the exons ATGGATAGATTGAGATCAGTGTGGAAGAGCATGAAGATGGAAGGAAACCCATTTGGTAACTCCTCTCACCAACGCAACCAAATATTCCTCAAATTCGTcgccttcttccttctcctcggTCTCACTTATCGTTTCATCATCACCGATTCCACCGGCTCTCCGATTGCACAAGTAAGAACCTCCTCGCCGGAACCGGCAGATCCTTCCGGTCTCACTGCTTCAGCCGCTCAAGCTCCATCCCCCGTTTATTCCCCAGTCAACATCACCACCACTTCACAAAATG caTCCACAAAGTGCGATATCTTTACGGGGAACTGGGTACCAGACCCATCAGGTCCTGTCTACACAAACATCTCATGTCGGCATATCCAAGAACACCAGAACTGCTTGAAAAACGGACGCCCTGATTCGAACTACCTTCTCTGGAGATGGAAGCCTCGCGACTGCGATCTCCCCAGGTTCGATCCACACCAGTTTCTCCACAGGATGAGGAACAAATGGTGGGCCTTCATCGGCGATTCGATCTCTCGTAACCACGTCCAGTCCCTCCTCTGCGTTCTCTCTCAGGCACAAGAGGTAGAGGAGATCTACCACGACAAGGAGTACAGATCTAACACATGGAGATTCCCTTCTCATAACTTCACTCTCTCCGTCCTCTGGTCTCCTTTCCTTTTGAAAGCCGAAGGCGTCTCCTTCTCCGATATTCAGCTCCATCTCGACGAACTCGACCCCGAATGGACCCATCAGTACACCAACTTCGACTACGTAGTCATCTCCGGTGGCAAGTGGTTCCTCAAAACATCCATCTTCCACGAGAACCGCACCGTCACCGGATGCCATTACTGCCAAGGGAGGAACAATCTCACCGAGCTAGGTTACCTCTACTCCTACCGTAAAGCCCTCCGTCTGGTTCTCGACTTCGTCGCTGCTCCGAACCGTAAAGCTCGGGTTCTGCTCAGAACGACCACGCCTGATCATTTCGAGAGCGGGGAGTGGGACAGTGGTGGCTTCTGTAACCGAACGATGCCGTTTAAGGAGACCGAAGGAGAGATGAAGAGGGAGGACGAGTTGATGCGTGATATCGAGCTTGAGGAGTTCCGTAAGacccaagaagaagaagaagaagaagatggttcCAAGGCTAACATTGCGTTACTTGACACTACTTCAATGTCGCTTCTCCGACCAGATGGACATCCCGGACCGTACCGGTATCCGAATCCTTTCTCTGGGATGA
- the LOC130510825 gene encoding uncharacterized protein LOC130510825 → MESVAIPEHSIKLLHVAQPGVFDLVGYVISAGEGKPYQSVFYNGIIEVVKQGKIVERHGRLDFQWLALVDPYRSHPDIHGRWDRLYKDMNRLVAYYKGMTTWLDGLMHLSIHLRPRFFSMVFLLFTDGRDWGEPMKSCKSRTQPFYGRKYSGGSPVAWVILNKVMRRLKKPVYLNAVKILILVLTLEPSWL, encoded by the exons atggaAAGTGTAGCCATACCAGAGCATTCGATCAAACTCCTCCATGTTGCACAGCCTGGAGTATTTGATCTGGTGGGTTATGTCATCTCCGCCGGGGAAGGGAAACCATACCAGAGCGTCTTCTACAACGGAATCATTGAGGTAGTTAAGCAAGGCAAAATTGTGGAGAGGCATGGACGTCTTGATTTTCAATGGTTGGCATTAGTGGACCCATATCGATCACATCCAGAC ATACATGGAAGATGGGACAGATTGTACAAAGACATGAACAGACTGGTCGCTTATTACAAAGGGATGACCACTTGGCTCGATGGGTTAATGCATTTGTCAATCCATCTAAGACCAAGGTTTTTTTCAATGGTGTTTCTCCTGTTCACCGA TGGAAGGGATTGGGGAGAGCCAATGAAGTCATGTAAGAGTCGCACACAGCCATTCTACGGGAGGAAATATTCAGGAGGGTCACCTGTTGCTTGGGTGATTTTAAACAAAGTGATGAGGAGATTGAAGAAACCGGTCTATCTCAACGCCGTAAAGATACTCATCCTTGTGCTTACATTGGAACCATCCTGGTTATGA